TTTATCTATAAGAGCGTGTAATTGTGTTTCTCCTACTTTAGTTGCTTCTATTTGTGACCGTAAATCACCTAATCTCTCTTCAGGGATTCGCATATTTGATACAATTAAATTTGCAACATCATTTAAAAATATCCCTTTACTTATAATACGAGTTGGAGGAATACGCATCCCTTCACCATAGTGATCTTTTGATTTTATATCGAATGATCCGGGCACAGAACCTCCCATATCTGCCCAGTGGCCATTTACCTGCATAAAGGAAATCAAACGATTCTCATAAAATACAGGACGAATCAATCGTGTATCATTAAAATGGGTACCACCACGGTATGGGTCATTAACAATAAATACATCCCCAGGATGAATGTCATTTTTAAAATCTTCTAATACTGCTTTAGCTGTTAAATGTAAGGTACCAACATGGACTGAAATATCTTGTGTCCCTTGCATGACTGTGTTCCCATCCGCATCACATATAGCCGAACTAAAATCTCTGTTATAGATAACAAATGAATAACATGTTCTCAAAATTTGTTCTGACATTTGGTCTACCAAATTGACATAGGCATTTTTTAAGACCTCGAATGTGACAGGATCTAATTTACTTTGAAATAATTCAGGTTTTGTTGTCATGGCCAGTCTCCTTTGCTATTTAATATTGAACCAGTATATTGCGATATTCATCAACTTTAGCAATAAAAGTTGGTGGAATTAAAATAGTAGAATCTAGTTGGTTAATAACAGCGGGACCTTGAATTTGAATATCTGTTGGCAATTGATCACGATGATATACTGGTGTTTTAACGAAACCATTAGATTCTTCAAAGTATACTGGTCTTTCCTCAACTAAAGCATCTTCTAATGTACCTTCAACAAACATTTTTGGTAATTCTGGTTTTTCTACAATACCAATTGCAGACACTCGTAATCCAAAAATTTCAACTTCTTGAGTAGCATTAAAGAAGGCAAATTCTCGTTCATGTTCCCTATGGAATTGTTCTAATATATCATCCATTGAAGTAAGTTTGCTGACGGTAATGGCTAAAGAGCGCCATTGTCCTGCATACCGCATATCAACATAACGGATAAAATTCATATCTTCCTCTGCAATACCTTCTTCTTTTAATAAAGCAAAGGCATCTGTTTCCATAGATGAAAATTCATGATCTAATTCATCAACTGTAATTTTCTTTGCATTTGCCATGAATGTTTTTGTTATATCGTGCTGAACATCTACCATTAAGCATCCCATCGCAGCAGCAACACCCGAATAAGGAGGGATAATCAACATCGGAATATCCATTTCCTTAGCCAAGTATGCTCCATGCATACCTCCAGCACCACCAAAAGCAACTAACGCAAAATCTCGCGGATCATATCCCCGGCGAACAGATATTAATCGTAATGCATCACACATATTTGCATTTGCCACTTTTAGAATTGAATCTGCAGCTTCTGCAATACTTAAATCAAATTTTTTTGCAATACTATCACGAATTACCTGCTCAGAAGCCTTTTTATCTAAAGACATTTGACCATCTAATAGATTCAGCCCTAAACGCCCTAACACTACATTAGCATCTGTATTTGTCGGTTCAGTACCACCACGGCCATAACAAGCTGGTCCCGGTTCTGCCCCCGCACTTTGTGGACCATTACGAAGTGAACCACCTTCATCTGTCCATGAGATACTTCCGCCACCTGCCCCAATTGTAAGAATTTCTATACTAGGGAAGCCAATTGGATAACCATATTCTATATACCAATCCTTAGTAATGCGTAATTCACCATCATACATAAGTGATATATCTGTACTTGTTCCACCCATATCAAAACCTATTGCATTTTTATATCCGCATAGGCTAGCGATATATTTACTCGCGATTGCTCCCGCTGCAATACCAGAGCTAGCTAATCGCGCTGCATAACGTGGGACTGTTTCAGATGTCATCACTCCCCCACCAGAATGCAAAACTAGAATATCCCCTTCATATTCAAGCTTTTTCATCTCATCTTCTAAACGATGAATATAGTTACTGACTGTTGGACCAAGCACAGCATTAATAATTGTAGTACTCATTCGATCTGTTTCAAAAATTTCAGGTAATACATCATTCGAATTACAAATGTAGACATCTTCACCTAACTCTTCACGCAAAATCTCTTTTACTCTTATCTCATTTTCTCCGTTGACATACGCATTAATGAAACAAATAGCAACTGATTCAACACCACGTTTTTTTAATTTTTTACCAAGTTGACGTACCTCATCTTCGTCAATATGTTCTAAAATATTTCCAGCATAATCGGTGCGTTCCTGTACTTCAAAGCGATCTCGACGTTTGATGTATGGTGGTGCCACATCATTATAAGCATCCCATAAATCCAGTCTTGTACCATCTCGAATCTCAATAACATCTCTGAACCCCTTAGATGTAACAAGTGCTGTTTTGGGTAATTTTCGTTCTATTAATGCATTTGTCCCAACTGTTGTGCCGTGCGAAAATCGTATGATATCGTTTCCTGATACCTCTGTTTGTTTCACACCTTCTACAATTCCTATCTCTGGACTTTTCGGAGTAGAAGATACTTTAGTTATCGAAATTTTCTTTTCTGTTTCATCAAAAACAAAAACATCAGTGAAGGTACCTCCAACATCAACCGCAAAACGATAATTTGACATGCATCCATCCCCTTTGACAACATGATTTTATGTTACAAAAATATCAAACTACATCTTCAGAAAGACCAATAGTATTCTTATTATTCTGACTATTATCAACGATATCATCTTCTGATAAAATACGATTGATTTCTTGATCCATTATGTTATTTGCATTTTCTGCGCCATATTTATGCATAGAATATTTATATAAGATGCCTCCAAATGCTGCCCATGCTATAATTATGACCCATTCATACGGCCAAACAAGTGCTGATGGCATCCCTGGCATATAAAGTGATAGCACTCCAACAGATAATACAACGGCAATCCAACCAACTAAATTACCACCTGGCACTTTAAATGGACGTTTTAAATTTGGTTCTTTTTTACGTAAAGCAATAAATGCGCATGCTACAAGTATCCAAGCTACTACTAAAGCCATTCCACCAGCATCCACTAGCCAAACAAGTGCTGGTCTACCAAATAATGGTGCGAAAGTTGTTAAAACAGCAATTAATAAGATTGCCTTATGTGGAGTTTTATATTTTGGATGAAGTTCTCCTAATGATTTTGGCAACATTCCCGCTTTTGCTAGAGCAAAAATTGCACGACTTCCACCAACATAAAATCCAAGCCAACTCGTCAATATGCCTCCAATCCCACCAAGTACAAGGACGTTCCCCATCATTTTACTACCACCAAAAGCTTTCGCCATCGCATCAGCTGTTACTAAATTTGACTTAGCGATTTCTGCAGGTGTCAACATATAAGAAACGCCAAAAATAATGCCTACATACCAAATGATTGCTAGTAATACGGATATTACTAATAATTGACCTATTCTTTTCCTTGGTAAATTGATCTCTTCAGCTGTTTGTGGAATTACATCAAATCCAACGAACATAAAAGGCGTCATAATGAGCACAACCATTATACCGCCCCAGCTATCTACAAATAAGGGCTTCATATTGGATACATTTCCTGCTATTGAACTCCCTGTAATGAGAAGCACTCCTGAAATTAAAATAACAAGTGTTAAAATACTCATAACAACACTCGTTACTTTCATACCGCGATAATTAATAAATGCCATAATTACAGATCCAATTACCCCCACAGCTACCCAAGTAAAATTAACATCCCATCCGGCAATCGTATACATATAGCCTTTGCTGTAACCAGGTACAACATATTCAAAAACTGTTGGTAATGCAACCGCCTCGAACGCTACAACCGATACATAGCCTAGCACCATTGCCCAAGTCGCTATAAATGATATTTGCCTCCCAAGCGCTTTATAGCTAAAGTATAGTTCTCCGCCTGAGAGAGGCATTGCCGAAGCTAGTTCGGCATATGCAAGACCGATAAATATGACTAAAACCCCACCGATTAAAAAAGAAATAATCGCTCCTAATGACCCTGCTCCAGTGATCCACAATCCTGCAGTAACTACCCATCCCCAACCAATCATTGCACCAAAAGCTAAAGCCATTACATCGCGGTTTCCAAGAATCTTCAAGAGTTTTTGATCTTCCACATTAATCCCCCCTTTGTTGAAAAAAGCTATTCTTATTTTGTAGCTACTTCTTGTGTTAATTGTTGCTGAATTTCTAGTACAACATCCTTTACAATAGCTATCATTTTATCTACTTCTTCAGCTGTAATAATCAACGGTGGAGAGAAGCATAAAATATCTGTTTGTTCATAAGTTACTGCACGACAAATTACACCTTTGTCGTGTAATGCTGCAACGATTCTCGGAGCTACCCCTAACTCCTTCTCAAAGCGTTCATTTGTTACTGGATCTTTAACAAACTCAATTGCTCCTAACAAGCCTTTAGCACGCACATCACCAACAATTGAAGATGCAGCTTTTATTTCTTGGAATCCATTTAGTAAACGTGTTCCCATTAAAGCTGAATTTTCAACAATTCCTTCTTGCTCCATAATTTCAAGATTCTTAAGTGCTACTGCAGCACCTGTAGGATGACCACTATAAGTAAAACCATGGAATAATGTCCCTACAGATTTTTCTTTTAATACTTCGTGTACTTGATCTTTTACAAGAACGCCACCTAATGGGAAATAGCCACTTGTTACACCTTTTGCAAATGCCAGTAAATCAGGTTCAACTCCATAATGTTCTACCGCAAACATTTTACCTGTTCTTCCAAAACCTGTTATTACTTCATCCACATGCATTAAAATGCCGTATTCATCACATATTTTTCGTACTTCTATCAAGAAATCATCTGGTGGAATTAAAACACCACCTGCCCCTTGAATTGGTTCTGTCATAAATGCTGCAATTGTTTCAGGACCTTCTTTTTCAATTGTTTCACGAATTGACTGGATCGATGCAGCCGTTCCAATTTCATAAGGTGATTTGGCATGTACAAAACCTTGCATAGTGACACCCGCCATGTCCCAAAATTCAGGAATACCTGTTGCACTAGTTGCTCCCGCAGAAACGCCATGATAGCCACGATTCATCGCAACAATTTTATTTTTTTCTGGTTTACCTTGAATTCTCCAGTAATGGCGAATTAGTTTTATAGCCGTATCATTGGATTCAGATCCACCCGAGGTCAAAAAAACTGCATTTAGGCTAGGTGGTGCAAGCTCTGCTATTTTCTTTGTTAATAAAATCGCTGGTTCGTTACTAAATGTAGAAAAACATGAGCTGTATGCCAATTGTTCCATCTGCTCTTTAGCTGCTTCCCCTAGTTCCTTACGTCCATGCCCAATATTGACATTCCATAATGATGACATAGCATCAATATATTCTTTACCTTCAGTAGAAGTTAAATAGATACCTTGACCTTTTTCAAAAATTACTTTTGCCCCTTTTGTTTGCTGTTCTTGGATCGATGTTGTTGGATGGATAAAATGTTGTTGATCCCATTTCACTAAATCTTTTGTATTCAAAATAATTTCCCCCTTTGATTTGGTAATAATCGGATACTCAAATGATTTCTGCATAATAAAAGCCAGCTCAAAAAAAGCAGCTAATGCTACACTTTTGAAACTGGCTGATACCTGCGAATTTAATAGCTTGTAACGCTTTTTAACAGGTTAGGCAGTAATATCATTTTTTATAGCATATCATATTCTAATAGAATTGTTAATAATTTTCTGAAATATTTAATTATTCTCTGTGCTATGTATGCATTTTCATTTTACAAAATAGTACTAATCATTAGAATTTCTCAAATAAAAAAGCATTTATAAGCAGAATCTACTGCTCATAAATGCTTACTTGTTTAATGATTTCTAATCATCATTGTTATTCAAACCTGTATACATTAACACTAATCGTAGTAATTCCAATACAGCTGTTGCTGCAGCTGCTACATATGTCAATGCTGCTGCACTTAATACTTTTCTAGCATGAGATTCTTCTTCATTTCGAATGATCCCTAAACTAACAACTTGGTTAAGTGCTCGTTTGGATGCATCAAATTCTACTGGTAACGTTACAATTTGGAAAAGCACACCGATTGCTAACAGTATAATACCAATAAGCATTAGTGAACGCATAGTTGAACTAAGCATACCAATCATAATGAATATCCAAGATAGGTTTGATGAAATGTTCGCTGCTGGTACTAATTTCGAACGAAATGTCAAGAATGCATAAGCTTCTTTATGTTGAATTGCGTGTCCACATTCATGTGCTGCAACAGCTGTTCCAGCTACTGAAGCGTTATGGTAATTATCTGAAGACAGCGCTACAGTTTTACTAGTTGGATCATAATGATCGGATAAAACGCCTGAAACTTCTACCACTCGAACATTACTTAACCCATTATTGTCTAAAATAGTTCTTGCAACTTCTGCACCTGTCATACCAGATGTGGAACGAACTTCCGCATAACGTTGATACGTTTTCATCACTTTACGTTGAGCATAAAGTGGTAACAACATCAATACAAGAAAATATACGATATACATCGCTACTGACAAAAATACCATCCTCCTATTACTAGCTTAATTTTATTTTAAAGGTAATTATTTGACCTCGCAAATGAAAACCTTTTTTGAGAAACAAAATAGGCTAATGTGATACAACCAATAGATAGCCAAAATGTAAAGTAACCAATTTCCGCCATATACTGTGCAAGCATACTATAAATAGGCATTTGACCAAATACATAGTCAATCACATCATTATGCAATGTCCAAATCGCTGCAAGTCCTACATGAGTAATCTTAAAATCATACATTGGAATATATAATATTGCTTGCACAGCCATAGCGAAATGTGAAAAAACTAGCATCCAGCCAAGATATCCGATTGATCCCATTTCTAATAATGCTAATAAATTCATCACTACTGCCCAAAGACCGTATTTTACTAATGTAATCAATGCTAGCGCTTCTATTAACCGCCAGTGTTTGCCGAAAATCCATCCTACTAGTGCGATGGAGAAGGATAATGTGGCTGTTGGGCTATCTGGAACAAAAATATAAAAGATTGGCTCTGTTATAGATAATTGTCCTCCATACCAAATATATCCATAAATTGTACCCAAAATGTTAACAATCAACAGTATCCATAGAAAAACCTTGTGAGATAATATCTTCCAAACTAACGTAAATAATTTATTCATGGCTGACCCCTTAAAAGAATATTCTAAATATGTTATAACCTTTTTTGGTACCATACGTCTATGTATATGTATAGAAAAAAGAGTCAGTATCCTGACTCTTCTCTTTAACTATTATTCAGCCTTTAAACTTGAAATAAATTTAGCTAATTTTTGAAGATCTTCATCTGATCCTTTGTATTGACCAGCAGGCATTCCACCTTTACCTTCGTGAGCAATTTTAGCAATTTCTTCAGGAGATAAGCCAGTGTTAGTTAAATTAGGACCAGCACCACCTTGAAGTTTATCACCATGGCAGTTTATACATGATTGTTTAGCATATACTTTGTAACCTGGATCTTCTTGGTTTATTTCAACAGCTTTAACGATTTGACCTTGTTTCTTAGCAGCAGCCCAGTCATGGTTAACCACTGATTCCCAAGTTAAGAAAACCATAGCAGCAAGTGCTAATAACATAAATGCTACTGGAAGTGGGCGTTTTAATGGTCTGCGTTCGGGACCTTTATCTAAGAAAGGTGCCAACATTAAAGAACCAATTGCGATAGCTGGAATAACAATTGCACCAATCGTATTATAAGGTCCTGAAGCATATTCATATTTAAGTAATTGATATAAGAATAAGAAGTACCAGTCCGGCATTGGAATATAACCAGTGTTTGTTGGATCTGCTTGTCCCTCTAATGGAGATGGGTGAGCAACTGTTAAAATTAAATAACCAACTAAGAAAACCGCACCAACCATCCATTCTTTTAATAAGAAGTCTGGCCAGAATGGTTCTGTTTTGCCAGGATATTCGGAATAATCTGGTGGATATACTTTGCGATTGTCTTTTTGTGGCACACGCGTATCTCCTACGAATTTCATTCCTTTTCCTTTATGCATTTTGTCCCCTCCTTAAGGAAATATTGGTGGCTAAATTGTAAGTTCTACAATGGGCCAGATATCCCTTGTCTACGAATCATAACAAAGTGTGCAGCAAGCAACGCTAATAGGCAAGCTGGTAAGAAGAATACATGAATTGCAAAGAATCTTGTTAATGTTTCTGCACCAATGATTGTAGAATCACCCGCTAATAATATTTTAATTGCTTCACCAATAAATGGTACGGATGCTGCAATTTGAATACCTACTTTTGTAGCGAATAATGCTTTCATATCCCAAGGAAGTAGGTAACCTGTAAAACCAAGGCCTAACATTACGCAGAAAATTAGAACCCCTACAATCCAGTTTAATTCACGAGGTTTTTTGTAAGAACCTGTAAAGAATACACGTAATGTATGAAGGAACATCATGACAATTACGAGGGAAGCGCCCCAATGGTGCATACCACGCACTATTTCACCGAATGCTACCTCATTTTGTAGGTAGTAAACCGATTTCCATGCATTTTGAATATCGGGTACATAGTACATTGTTAAGAACATACCGGATAAGATTTGAATAACAGTAACGAAGAACGTTAAACCCCCAAAACAATATACAAATGCAGAGAAATGATGCGCAGGGTTTACGTGCTCTGGAACTTCATGGTCAGCAATATCACGCCAAATTGGTGTAATATCAAGACGTTCATCGACCCAATCATAAATTTTATTAAGCACTGATGTCGTACCCCCTTACAATTATACTAAAGTGTTTGCTCTTGCTTTTCCGATCATTAATAGACCGTCTTTTTCTTTTACATCAAATTGATCTAACGGACCAAGTGGTGGTGTACCTGGAATATTCTTACCATTTTTTTCATATCGACCACCGTGACATGGGCAATAGAATTGATTTTTAAATTCTGCATTACCATTCCAGTTAACAGTACAGCCTAAATGTTTACATACAGGTGATAGAGCAATAATTTCATTGCCATTTTTATAAACCCACGCTGTGTTTGTAACATCTGATTTGTACCAAGCGTCAACTTGTTCAAATGTAAAGTCTACTTTTACAGGAGTTTCAGAAAGTTCTGTAATTTTTTTATCTGTTAATATAAAATCTCCTCCTGCTTTCTTTTGTAGAATCGGGTCGACTGCAAAACGAGCCATTGGCATTAACATACCTGCAGCCATGAAACCACCAACACCTGTTAATGTGTAGTTCAAAAATTGACGTCTTGTGACACGATTGTTACTCATCCTTTTCCCCCCTCTAACATCAGGTAAGTGCAATGGACCAAACTTATACAAAAAAGTAATACTAGGACATATCTATGATATCTCATGTAAAATGTTAGGTCAATATTGCAACTAATTGTTTTGTTTCCATTTGTGAACATTTATTGAAAGAAAATTCATTGGTTTGACCACTTAGAAGATAGCATTGGTATCACTTGTCTTAACTGATCACTTAGAACCGATTGTCTAACCTTCTGATCCATATCACCTAATGGAATAGACGGTAGCCATATTACGTCGTAATTTGGTACAATTTGATTCCATTCATGATCTGAGGTTACAAAGAAAATATATTTAAAACCAGCAGCTAGCAATTCATCATGTATAGAGGTGATCATTTCTTTTCTATGCATAGACTTGGTATATGTAATCGGAGATGTTAAAACAATTCGCCCTTTAAATTGTTGCTCAATGAAATTAGTTAATGACATTAAGAATTCTGCCCCAGTAGCACTTTGTTTTATACCTAAATCTGAACCTTCTAAAATAACTAAAGGAACAATTGCTGTATCAATAAATTCTTTTTGTTTTAAAAATTCTTCAATATCTTTGCTTGTCCAAAACATAAAATATTCCTCCTAAAAGTAAAACTTCATCCAATGATGGATGAAGTTTTTATTTTTCTACATTTTTTATAACATTTAATAATGCAGACAACTTGTAAAACTTCTCTTTGTCATTTTGATCAAGTGCTTCATCGATTTGTTTTAATATTGCTTCTTCTTGGAATGTCTTCATACTATCTTGTAAAATTTCCTCTGCCAGTTGGCGATCTGATTCACTAATTTGTAAATAGTTTGGCATATAAGGATTCTCCTCTAATACCGTTAAGTATTCACGACTAGGTGGTACTTTAGGGAAATTCAATTGTATAAACATTTCCTCGTCTGGATGAAGTCTTAAATCATGGAAGGATTTTTCCGCATCTGCTGTCATGATATTACCACGATAGAAGCGAAATGGTATGCCTGATGAATCTGTTGTTGACATGACCATAGCTCGTGGGCAGTAATGTGCTTCTTCAACAAAATGAATATGTTCCAATAATTCATCATGACCAAGCAGATAATTTAAAATCCATACACACTCACGACGTTTCATTTGGTACTTTTTTAAAAACCAACGGACAAATTCTTTTTTATCCAAGACAGAAACGGATGCGGTCATTTTGTATGAGCCTCCTCTCATTCAAATGTTTGTAAAAGGTCTTGCCAAGTAGGTTCATCTGGTTGCAAAGTCACTAATTGCTTAACTACTGCATGTGCTTCTTCACGTTTACCATCTTCAATCAAGAAATAAGCATATTTTTCAAGGAACAATGGATCTTCCTTATGGTCATTATATGCTAATTGATAAAAATCGTATGCACGTTCATAATTTTCTAATCGATCATATGAGACAGCTGCAAATGCTGAAAGAGTAGACCAATCGAAACTTTCTTGTTCTAATTGTTCAATCAACTCAATAATTTCTTCGTCTCTCTCTTCTTTCGATAAAACTGATACAAGTGTAATAATTGCCTCCATATATTCACTATCTAATGCAATTGCCTGACGCAAATATTTTTCGGCTTCTTCAGGTAAACTATTTTTTAGCGCCATTTTACCTGCGAATAAGTATAATTCTTTATCATATTCATCACGAGTTAATCCTTCTTTTATTATTTCATATGCTTTTTTATTATTCTCTAGCATGGCATAACTTTGAGCTAATAATAAATAAGCAGAAAAATAATCTGGATCGAAGGTTTTTAAATCTTCAGCATAGCGGATTGCAGTTTCATACATTTGTGATTGAAAAGCTGAGTATGCAGCACCAAATAATAAATCTGGAGAGGTATTGTCTTCAAGAGCTTTCATATAAAATGTTAGGGCTTCTTCAAACGCTGCACCAGCACGATGTACTTCTGCTAAACGTTCAACTAGTCTCACTCCTGCAATCTCTGTTTGTTCTTCGTATAATTCATGATAGATACGAGCAGCTTCTGTAAAACGCCCCATTTCCATTAATAATTCTGCTTTTGCAAAATGTAATAACGGTTCAGCTGGTAATAATTCTAATGCTTCATTAATACGTTGTTCAGAAGCTTCATATAACCCCTGCATTTGATAATAGTCTGCTAAAGCTAACAGAACTTGTGGATATTCTGGTGTAGTTGGACTAATAGACATTAATAAATTTAATGCCTCATCTTCTTGTTCACGATCCATCAAAAGTGTTGCTCGGTCAATTTTAAGCTGTGCTTCATCAGGAAATAAATATTGTAAATGCTCTAATAGTTCATCAGCTTCATCTAAAAAACCAAAGTTCATAAAGAAACCAACCACTTCATATTGCATATCCGGGTCTGCCTGTATTTTAAAATCCTCAAGGAGATTTTGAACGCTTTCTAAATCACCTTGTTGAATTGCTTCAATCATTCTTTTTTGTATTTCCATTTTGTCACCTGATTCTTCTAATTATACTGGATACGAGGTGTTCCGCTTTTTTTATAATTCCACTATGAACACAAATTTCCTTGGATTAACAACGTTAATCTTTGATCATCATTACATTATAAGATACAACCAACTTTGGTTACCTCCCATAATACTTGGTATCCTTTGCTTTTAACATTATGCTACATGACTGAGGCTTTATACACAAGAAAAAACTCTCCTAAAATAGGAGAGCTTTATGAGAATAAATCTATTAAATTATATTTTTTATATCTTCAAAAAATGTTGGATAGGATACCGCTATGCAATCT
This window of the Rummeliibacillus pycnus genome carries:
- a CDS encoding tetratricopeptide repeat protein, whose amino-acid sequence is MEIQKRMIEAIQQGDLESVQNLLEDFKIQADPDMQYEVVGFFMNFGFLDEADELLEHLQYLFPDEAQLKIDRATLLMDREQEDEALNLLMSISPTTPEYPQVLLALADYYQMQGLYEASEQRINEALELLPAEPLLHFAKAELLMEMGRFTEAARIYHELYEEQTEIAGVRLVERLAEVHRAGAAFEEALTFYMKALEDNTSPDLLFGAAYSAFQSQMYETAIRYAEDLKTFDPDYFSAYLLLAQSYAMLENNKKAYEIIKEGLTRDEYDKELYLFAGKMALKNSLPEEAEKYLRQAIALDSEYMEAIITLVSVLSKEERDEEIIELIEQLEQESFDWSTLSAFAAVSYDRLENYERAYDFYQLAYNDHKEDPLFLEKYAYFLIEDGKREEAHAVVKQLVTLQPDEPTWQDLLQTFE